Proteins encoded by one window of Vibrio algicola:
- a CDS encoding type I restriction endonuclease subunit R, translating to MKFTEERLEQAIIELLGKEGYPHTRGEAIERVAEDVLIKPDLREFLAKRYQAESITASEIESIIHKLEYLPASDLYDTNKAIMKFVSDGFLLKREDASKKDLYIQLIDYETIQAELSNFNQSSELKVAEPSVSYLPKTDSNIYRVVNQMEIQGYELRIPDGILYINGLPLVVFEFKSAIREEATLFSAYEQITNRYDRDIPELFKYNALCVISDGVNNKMGSYFAPYEFYYSWRKVTGEEKLDKDGIDSLFTMISGLFNKQRLTDVIRHFIYVPDTSSKQEKIVCRYPQYYAATKLFANIKQHMKLTDQQGNLIDADGLRDGKGGTYFGATGCGKSYTMLFLSRLLMKDVELGSPTIILITDRTDLDDQLAGQFTNAKAYVGDQNIISVESRSELREHLKGRKSGGVFLTTIHKFTEDLALLTERTNVICISDEAHRSQTNLEQKVTVTEDGVKKTYGFAKYLHDSLPNATYVGFTGTPIDATLDVFGAVVDSYTMTESVFDEITVRIVYEGRAAKVLLDGKQLDEVEKYYKACEDAGTNEYQIDKSKTAMASMSTILGDPDRIKSIAKDFVAHYESRVEEGTTQKGKAMFVCSSREIAYQFYQELIELRPEWDEVKVCEEGTTLSESDKKKVKPMERVKMIMTRNKDDDKTLWKKLGNKEHRKELDRQFKNGKSNFKIAIVVDMWLTGFDVPFLDTIYIDKPLQKHNLIQTISRVNRKFEGKENGLVVDYIGIKKQMNLALSQYTSGQDQNLEDIKQSVIVVKDHLNLLDGLFHKFDSKPYFTGSALEQLHCLNASADYALRTKKFEKTFMDLTKRLKSAYDICVGSSELKQSHKDKIHYYLAVRTIVFKITTGGAPDVDQMNRKVRNLVKDALMSDGVEEIFKLGDDQGCEIDIFDEDYLAKLEMVKQPNTKLQLLQQMLAKAIGEFKKTNKVKGVDFSKKMNLLVEKYNEREEKDVLRSEVITDFSDEIINLYNELREEMASFGEMGIDFEEKAFYDILISLAQKYDFTYPEDKLTDLAKEVKKVIDDKAKYTDWNKRDDIKAELHFDLIILLDEWGYPPIDRDEVYKEIFEQAENFKRNVA from the coding sequence ATGAAATTCACAGAAGAAAGGCTAGAACAAGCCATTATTGAACTGCTAGGGAAAGAAGGCTATCCGCATACTCGTGGTGAGGCGATTGAGCGAGTAGCTGAAGATGTGCTAATAAAGCCCGATCTTCGTGAATTTTTGGCCAAACGCTACCAAGCTGAAAGCATTACAGCTTCTGAGATAGAGAGCATTATCCATAAACTGGAATACCTTCCTGCTTCGGATCTCTACGATACCAACAAAGCCATTATGAAGTTTGTCTCTGATGGTTTTTTGCTCAAGCGAGAAGATGCGAGCAAAAAAGATTTATATATTCAGCTTATTGACTATGAAACGATTCAAGCTGAATTAAGCAATTTCAATCAATCTTCAGAATTAAAAGTGGCAGAGCCTAGCGTTAGTTATTTGCCTAAAACTGATTCTAATATTTATCGAGTAGTTAATCAGATGGAGATACAAGGCTACGAGTTGCGTATCCCTGACGGTATTCTCTATATTAACGGTTTACCGCTTGTCGTATTTGAGTTTAAGAGTGCCATTCGAGAAGAAGCAACACTATTCAGTGCATACGAGCAAATTACCAATCGCTATGATCGAGATATTCCTGAGTTATTCAAATACAACGCTTTGTGTGTGATTAGTGATGGTGTAAATAATAAGATGGGTTCCTACTTTGCCCCCTATGAGTTTTATTACTCTTGGCGTAAAGTGACTGGTGAAGAAAAGTTGGATAAAGACGGTATTGATTCACTCTTTACTATGATCAGCGGTTTGTTTAATAAACAGCGTTTAACCGATGTAATTCGTCATTTTATCTACGTGCCTGACACTTCAAGTAAACAAGAAAAGATTGTTTGTCGTTACCCTCAGTATTACGCAGCAACAAAGCTTTTTGCCAATATTAAACAACATATGAAGCTTACTGATCAGCAGGGCAATTTGATTGATGCTGATGGTTTGCGAGATGGTAAAGGTGGAACATACTTTGGCGCAACGGGCTGTGGTAAAAGCTACACAATGTTGTTCTTGTCTCGCCTATTGATGAAAGATGTTGAGCTAGGTAGCCCAACCATTATTCTTATTACCGATAGAACCGATTTAGATGATCAGCTTGCTGGGCAATTTACCAATGCAAAAGCCTATGTGGGCGATCAGAATATTATCAGTGTAGAAAGTCGAAGTGAGCTACGTGAGCACCTAAAAGGGCGTAAAAGTGGCGGTGTTTTTCTTACCACGATTCATAAATTTACCGAAGATTTAGCGCTACTCACTGAACGAACTAATGTTATTTGCATCTCGGATGAAGCGCACCGAAGCCAAACCAACTTAGAGCAGAAAGTCACTGTTACTGAAGATGGTGTGAAGAAAACCTACGGCTTTGCTAAATATTTACACGACTCTTTACCAAACGCTACTTATGTTGGCTTTACAGGCACACCAATAGATGCAACGCTGGATGTATTTGGTGCAGTCGTTGATAGCTACACAATGACAGAATCGGTTTTTGATGAAATTACCGTGCGTATTGTTTATGAAGGTCGAGCGGCTAAAGTTTTACTTGATGGTAAACAGCTTGATGAAGTAGAAAAATACTATAAAGCGTGTGAAGACGCTGGAACGAACGAATATCAAATAGATAAAAGTAAAACAGCAATGGCGAGTATGTCTACCATACTGGGCGATCCTGATCGTATTAAATCCATTGCCAAAGATTTTGTCGCACATTATGAAAGTCGTGTAGAAGAAGGCACGACTCAAAAAGGCAAAGCGATGTTCGTTTGTAGCAGTCGTGAAATTGCCTATCAGTTCTATCAAGAGTTGATTGAACTTCGTCCTGAATGGGATGAGGTTAAGGTGTGTGAAGAGGGAACAACCCTATCTGAAAGTGATAAGAAAAAAGTTAAACCGATGGAACGAGTCAAAATGATTATGACTCGTAACAAAGATGATGATAAAACACTCTGGAAAAAATTGGGTAATAAAGAGCATCGTAAAGAGTTAGATCGTCAGTTTAAAAATGGTAAATCAAACTTCAAAATCGCTATTGTGGTAGATATGTGGTTAACGGGATTCGATGTGCCGTTCCTCGATACTATCTACATTGATAAACCGTTGCAGAAACATAATTTGATTCAAACTATTTCAAGGGTAAACCGTAAATTTGAAGGAAAAGAAAATGGTTTAGTAGTCGATTATATCGGCATTAAAAAGCAGATGAACCTTGCTCTTTCTCAATATACAAGCGGCCAAGATCAGAACTTGGAAGATATTAAACAGTCTGTGATTGTGGTGAAAGATCACTTGAACTTACTTGATGGGCTATTCCATAAATTCGACTCAAAACCCTATTTTACTGGCTCTGCACTTGAGCAATTACATTGTTTAAATGCTTCTGCTGATTATGCGCTGAGAACTAAGAAGTTTGAAAAAACCTTTATGGATTTAACCAAGCGACTTAAATCAGCTTATGATATTTGTGTAGGTAGTAGCGAGCTAAAACAATCCCATAAAGACAAGATTCATTACTATCTGGCTGTTAGAACCATTGTCTTTAAAATCACGACTGGCGGTGCGCCTGATGTTGATCAAATGAACCGTAAAGTGCGTAATTTAGTGAAAGATGCGCTGATGAGTGACGGTGTAGAAGAGATATTTAAGCTGGGTGATGATCAAGGCTGTGAGATTGATATTTTTGATGAAGATTATCTTGCTAAGTTAGAGATGGTGAAACAACCCAATACCAAGCTTCAATTGCTTCAGCAAATGCTTGCCAAAGCGATTGGTGAGTTTAAAAAGACCAATAAAGTAAAAGGTGTCGATTTCTCTAAAAAGATGAATCTGTTAGTTGAGAAATATAATGAGCGAGAAGAAAAAGATGTGCTTCGCTCTGAGGTTATCACTGATTTTTCTGATGAAATTATTAATCTCTATAACGAATTGCGTGAAGAGATGGCTTCCTTCGGTGAAATGGGAATAGATTTTGAAGAAAAAGCGTTTTACGACATTCTGATCTCACTCGCTCAAAAGTATGATTTTACCTACCCAGAAGATAAATTGACTGATTTGGCTAAGGAAGTGAAAAAAGTCATTGATGATAAAGCTAAATACACTGACTGGAACAAACGTGATGATATTAAGGCTGAATTGCACTTTGATTTGATCATCTTGCTTGATGAATGGGGCTACCCACCGATCGACCGTGATGAAGTGTATAAAGAGATTTTTGAGCAAGCAGAGAACTTTAAGCGCAATGTAGCGTAG
- a CDS encoding restriction endonuclease subunit S: protein MNSKFSPIGKLVQLVDNRNIDCKVKLLLGMNIKKEFMPSVANTINTDLSKYKVIKKDQFCYSPMQTGRDETIRVALYKDESAAVISPAYSVFEVIDTSIVIAEFIMIYFLRAESDRYGWFISDGSVRASLDWERFCEIEIPLPSLETQKNYVKIYKAIIAKQKVYKDSLDSLKFICDSFVENQILTGNKKRLESYIVQSDLKNYDLSTSYLRGISTAKKLIESKANTNGVDFSKYRVVKANEFAYVADTSRRGDKIAIAMNQEGKSCIVSAIYTVFEVKKDSGLLPEYLYLWFSRKEFDRYARYHSWGSARETFDWKSMCDVELPIPTIEEQKAIIAIHNVLEERKKIYQQLQSSIQPLCPVLIRGVLQELNLESVK, encoded by the coding sequence ATGAACTCAAAATTTAGTCCTATTGGGAAGCTTGTTCAATTAGTAGATAACCGTAATATTGATTGTAAAGTTAAACTGCTATTGGGGATGAATATTAAGAAAGAATTTATGCCATCAGTAGCGAATACAATTAATACAGATTTGTCCAAATATAAGGTAATTAAAAAAGACCAGTTTTGCTACAGCCCAATGCAAACAGGCCGAGATGAAACGATTCGAGTTGCACTTTATAAAGATGAATCAGCAGCTGTTATTTCTCCAGCTTATTCAGTTTTTGAGGTCATTGATACATCTATTGTGATAGCTGAATTCATAATGATTTATTTTTTGAGAGCCGAGTCTGATCGTTACGGTTGGTTTATTAGTGATGGAAGTGTTAGAGCTAGCCTAGATTGGGAACGATTCTGTGAGATCGAAATCCCTTTGCCATCATTAGAGACACAGAAAAATTACGTCAAAATATACAAAGCTATAATAGCAAAACAAAAAGTGTATAAAGATAGTCTAGATAGCCTTAAATTTATATGTGATTCGTTTGTTGAAAATCAAATATTAACTGGTAACAAGAAGAGATTAGAGTCATATATAGTTCAATCTGATTTGAAAAATTACGATTTATCAACTTCATATTTGAGAGGGATATCAACAGCCAAAAAGCTAATTGAGTCAAAAGCGAATACAAATGGTGTTGATTTTTCTAAGTATAGAGTAGTTAAAGCTAATGAGTTTGCTTATGTTGCAGACACTTCTAGGCGAGGTGATAAAATAGCTATAGCTATGAATCAAGAAGGGAAATCGTGCATTGTCTCTGCTATTTACACCGTATTTGAAGTAAAAAAAGATTCAGGGTTGTTACCAGAATATCTATATTTATGGTTTAGTAGAAAAGAGTTTGATCGTTATGCCCGTTATCATTCTTGGGGAAGTGCTAGAGAGACATTTGATTGGAAAAGTATGTGTGATGTTGAGTTGCCAATTCCTACTATAGAAGAACAGAAAGCTATTATCGCAATTCATAACGTATTGGAAGAACGCAAAAAAATATATCAACAATTACAATCTTCAATTCAGCCTCTTTGTCCTGTATTGATTCGGGGTGTTCTACAAGAATTAAATTTAGAATCAGTTAAGTAG
- a CDS encoding YobI family P-loop NTPase, whose translation MVNVTALIKFIKRLFVDLCWKLIQLNSEKPVFNSSKLPDLCPTDNAENCEEYIDRLNELLVNREVVKEVAITAPYSGGKSSFINTYMRLHPYHKYTCISLGAFSDDKPDKPEEGDVADINRVEKSIVQQILYKTDSENTPNSRFRKIIKSHPNYFNAFSSSICFVILGIFIAIMSYIPEYSLKHIFSEFLKDGAISTFSLVLIIYVTSILILSIKDAFKIFPKFNLSKFNPLKGEVAFEQRSNDSVFNIYLEEIIYYFSKTKSDVVFFEDLDRFERSEIFVQLKELNKLINDSADVKQSVRFIYALKDDVFKGASRTKFFDAIIPIIPVTNKSNSFPLLKRLLKDSGFENEFKDVYLRDIAVFVDDMRMLKNIVAEYGIYKPILQKNLPQIELQKLFSFIIYKNIYCDDFAELHSGNGKLASFFNDLKSLKSDFKSSVQDKVHLLEQNIIDSEQEHLQSIKELNVVYLSLAVTNINQLDSIEDNNIQSVTEPETFERLMIKNRVDTKNWNSHWGSAIMFADLVNGIEPPYATRKKNIENKNKSYRAKIELDIKKLKQQLTSIPHLSIKELIQQYDRLSVFEAINDDKLLIHLIEKGYIDEQYHLYISVFYEGNIAKSDMDFVMAVKSNEITESNKSLINCAEILKYFSEDEFRSLSFFNYTMLDYLLVKGDESILINVIEYVLKQQDNNIEVLYEANQELVNAKGFGRLIIDNWSDIWLSIISYENLTIEKRNELLIWLLLAVNSDELNEESSNVIKNYLDENESISNAIPTEKNDVTIIQGLFKYLQIEFQQINDCAKNTDFLKFIVKEELFVISQANLLVALNSLSNKVFSNTFSLSDIYEIDNTDLINLIENNIIAISHLIESGEIGIGNKVQYRNLLNNDQVDAKVKQKIIINEKCKINSLSEIYEETTLWGIFFQNNKIEASWGNVKDFIRSKSFDKSQLASFLNLPSVHFELLKKEADLSDEDERIFVDLLISKDIHLSSFEKLQAVVAGSFNEISLDNIVNDKLNSLILNGNISVTKSNYEELKEIDSELSCLLLEQGFDVFLTEIDLENFTFEEAGISFDFDELRILLNSAKLTVKQKNIIITELQEQLQNASAVILDAVISNLNETPFPKPKISPDLLDSLLRIGSSTEEKVTVYTNQIKNLEQDSQKGLLSLLGNDYHNIVITRSNTNIPDTPYNLNLVKELEKVGLISSFSYTESLLGNKQLKVNAKRKK comes from the coding sequence ATGGTTAATGTTACTGCTTTAATTAAATTCATTAAGAGGTTATTTGTAGACCTATGCTGGAAATTAATTCAGCTTAATAGTGAAAAACCAGTTTTTAATTCTTCTAAACTTCCTGATCTCTGCCCTACTGATAATGCTGAAAATTGTGAAGAATATATTGATCGATTAAATGAATTATTGGTTAATCGTGAAGTAGTAAAAGAGGTCGCAATAACAGCACCTTATTCTGGCGGTAAAAGCTCATTTATTAACACTTATATGAGGCTTCATCCATATCATAAATATACTTGTATATCACTTGGGGCGTTTAGCGATGACAAGCCAGATAAACCTGAAGAAGGGGACGTAGCTGATATAAATAGGGTTGAAAAAAGTATTGTCCAGCAAATTTTATATAAAACAGACAGCGAGAATACTCCAAACTCAAGATTCAGGAAAATAATTAAATCTCACCCTAATTATTTCAATGCTTTTAGCTCATCAATTTGCTTTGTAATATTAGGCATTTTCATTGCAATAATGTCTTATATTCCTGAATACTCGTTAAAACATATTTTTTCTGAGTTTTTGAAAGATGGTGCAATTTCTACTTTTTCATTGGTATTAATCATTTATGTTACTTCCATCCTTATTTTATCTATAAAGGATGCCTTTAAAATATTTCCCAAGTTTAATTTAAGTAAATTCAATCCTTTAAAAGGTGAGGTTGCGTTTGAGCAACGTTCAAATGACTCTGTATTCAATATTTATTTAGAAGAAATTATATATTACTTTTCAAAAACAAAATCAGATGTCGTCTTTTTTGAAGATTTAGACAGATTTGAACGCTCAGAAATATTTGTTCAACTTAAAGAACTAAATAAGTTAATCAACGATAGTGCAGATGTTAAGCAAAGTGTTCGGTTCATATATGCATTGAAAGATGATGTTTTCAAAGGTGCAAGTAGAACAAAGTTCTTTGATGCAATAATTCCGATTATTCCTGTTACAAATAAATCAAACTCATTTCCTCTATTAAAACGCCTTTTAAAAGATTCTGGCTTTGAAAATGAATTTAAAGATGTTTATCTAAGAGATATCGCTGTATTTGTTGATGATATGCGAATGTTGAAAAATATCGTAGCTGAATACGGAATATATAAACCTATCCTTCAAAAAAATCTCCCTCAAATTGAACTACAAAAGCTCTTCAGTTTCATTATTTATAAAAATATCTATTGTGATGATTTTGCAGAACTTCATTCTGGTAATGGCAAATTAGCATCATTTTTTAACGACTTAAAAAGCTTGAAAAGTGATTTTAAAAGTTCAGTTCAAGATAAAGTTCATTTACTTGAACAAAATATAATTGATTCAGAACAGGAGCATTTACAATCAATTAAAGAGTTAAATGTCGTATATTTATCATTAGCTGTAACAAATATTAATCAGCTCGACTCAATAGAGGATAATAATATTCAAAGTGTTACGGAGCCTGAGACTTTTGAAAGGTTAATGATAAAAAATCGGGTTGATACAAAGAATTGGAATAGCCATTGGGGATCAGCAATAATGTTTGCTGATTTGGTTAATGGTATTGAGCCTCCATATGCAACCCGTAAGAAGAATATTGAAAATAAAAACAAAAGTTACAGAGCTAAGATTGAATTAGACATTAAAAAGCTTAAACAACAGTTAACTTCAATACCCCATTTGTCTATTAAAGAGCTAATTCAGCAGTATGATAGATTAAGCGTATTCGAGGCTATAAATGATGATAAATTACTTATTCATCTGATTGAAAAGGGATATATAGATGAACAATATCATCTTTATATATCTGTTTTTTACGAGGGAAATATTGCTAAAAGTGATATGGATTTTGTTATGGCTGTTAAGAGTAATGAAATAACAGAATCAAATAAATCATTAATTAATTGTGCTGAGATTCTTAAGTATTTCTCAGAAGATGAGTTCCGTAGCCTGTCATTTTTTAATTATACTATGCTTGATTATTTATTAGTTAAGGGGGACGAAAGCATACTCATTAATGTAATTGAGTATGTGTTAAAACAGCAGGATAATAATATTGAAGTTCTTTACGAGGCTAATCAAGAGCTGGTTAATGCCAAAGGATTTGGGCGTTTAATAATTGATAACTGGTCAGATATTTGGTTAAGCATTATATCGTATGAAAATTTAACAATAGAAAAAAGAAATGAACTTTTAATCTGGCTATTATTGGCTGTAAATAGTGATGAACTGAATGAAGAGAGTTCAAATGTTATAAAAAACTATCTTGATGAAAACGAAAGTATTTCCAATGCTATTCCTACGGAAAAAAATGATGTAACTATAATACAAGGGCTATTTAAATATCTACAAATTGAATTTCAACAAATAAATGACTGTGCAAAAAATACTGATTTTTTAAAGTTTATTGTCAAAGAAGAGTTATTTGTTATTAGCCAAGCTAATTTATTGGTAGCACTTAACTCCTTAAGCAATAAAGTTTTTTCTAACACATTCAGCCTTTCGGATATCTATGAAATAGACAATACAGATCTTATCAATCTTATTGAAAATAATATTATCGCTATTTCTCACTTAATCGAATCGGGGGAAATTGGAATAGGTAATAAAGTTCAATATCGAAATTTACTTAATAATGATCAGGTAGATGCTAAAGTTAAACAAAAGATCATTATTAATGAGAAGTGCAAAATTAATAGCTTATCTGAAATTTACGAAGAAACTACTCTGTGGGGCATATTCTTCCAAAATAATAAAATTGAAGCATCTTGGGGTAACGTAAAAGATTTTATACGTTCAAAAAGCTTCGATAAAAGCCAACTTGCTAGTTTTTTGAATCTACCTTCTGTTCATTTTGAGTTACTTAAAAAAGAGGCGGATTTAAGTGATGAAGATGAGCGTATATTCGTTGATTTGTTGATAAGTAAGGATATTCATCTCTCATCTTTTGAAAAGCTTCAGGCAGTTGTAGCAGGATCTTTTAATGAAATTAGCCTAGATAATATAGTAAATGATAAATTAAATAGCCTAATCCTCAACGGCAACATTAGTGTAACTAAATCTAATTACGAAGAATTAAAAGAAATTGATTCTGAGCTCTCTTGCTTATTATTAGAACAAGGTTTTGATGTGTTTTTAACCGAAATTGACTTGGAAAATTTTACTTTTGAAGAGGCTGGAATTAGCTTTGATTTTGATGAATTACGTATTCTATTAAACTCCGCAAAACTTACAGTTAAGCAAAAAAATATTATAATTACTGAACTGCAAGAACAGTTGCAAAATGCATCTGCTGTAATATTAGATGCTGTTATTTCTAATTTGAATGAAACCCCATTTCCTAAGCCGAAAATAAGTCCAGATCTGCTTGATAGTTTATTAAGGATTGGTAGTTCAACAGAAGAGAAAGTTACAGTTTATACCAATCAAATTAAAAATTTAGAGCAAGATAGTCAAAAAGGACTTTTGAGCTTACTTGGTAACGATTACCATAACATTGTAATTACTAGGTCAAACACTAATATCCCTGATACACCATATAATTTAAATCTAGTAAAAGAATTAGAGAAAGTTGGGCTAATATCTTCATTCAGTTACACTGAATCTCTTTTAGGAAATAAGCAGTTAAAAGTAAATGCCAAACGGAAAAAGTAA
- a CDS encoding zincin-like metallopeptidase domain-containing protein: protein MKKPRSSAGRTTAKTDQQSQILDRLFDYFSKPKGEKPSSNSDVEVSFYRSALRSLPMNFHNNEYNGVNIIMLLQEGEINATKVPIYSTFKQASDLLEQHKDKLPPKSETFDPEKPLKGITLDAQVVKYLETYKKDGELISKSVFEKETRGMSFTQMRENGYQKRKGLKPYKVFPIEKIKNLLPKSFIEDRDYFARQEELENKVMSPEMEDIEFVEKAKIIIDAMGVPVIEKNQDRAFYSPKDDCITIPPRNKFLSDKAYFAVILHELSHSTGHPSRLNRKQNNPFNSKGYATEELVAETSTMFICLDEGLQTFNSHAKYLEGWSSHFADKKKALLSICKLARESQEFISRKVLKHKLDLSIQSPYQVPDKLDFELKLADKHTDALNEYIVKSANNHSPLIPLKNQKIIGYNESKDGIEVFTSDKKVALTGVSSSIVKRELDNLKLLQSIIFDVSVDNNDETTPTKNRLKPSRLSM from the coding sequence ATGAAAAAGCCAAGATCGAGTGCTGGACGCACTACTGCCAAAACAGACCAACAAAGCCAAATACTTGATAGATTATTTGATTATTTTTCAAAACCAAAAGGTGAAAAACCAAGCTCAAATAGTGATGTAGAAGTGAGTTTTTATCGCAGTGCCTTGAGAAGTTTGCCAATGAACTTTCACAACAATGAGTATAACGGAGTAAATATTATAATGTTGCTTCAAGAAGGAGAAATCAACGCAACCAAAGTTCCGATTTACTCTACTTTCAAACAAGCTTCTGATTTACTTGAACAACATAAAGATAAACTTCCCCCTAAATCCGAGACATTTGATCCTGAAAAGCCTCTCAAAGGCATTACACTCGATGCTCAAGTCGTAAAATACCTAGAGACGTATAAAAAAGATGGGGAATTAATCAGCAAAAGTGTTTTTGAAAAAGAAACAAGAGGAATGTCATTCACTCAAATGCGTGAAAATGGCTACCAGAAACGCAAAGGATTAAAGCCCTACAAAGTTTTTCCAATCGAAAAAATCAAGAATTTATTGCCAAAATCGTTTATTGAAGATCGTGATTATTTTGCACGGCAAGAAGAGTTAGAGAATAAAGTTATGTCTCCTGAAATGGAAGATATTGAGTTTGTTGAAAAAGCAAAAATTATCATTGATGCAATGGGCGTGCCTGTGATTGAGAAAAATCAAGATCGAGCTTTTTATTCACCAAAAGATGACTGCATCACTATCCCACCAAGAAATAAATTTTTATCAGACAAAGCCTATTTTGCTGTAATTTTACACGAGCTTTCACATAGCACAGGGCATCCAAGTAGATTAAACAGAAAACAAAACAACCCTTTTAATTCAAAAGGATACGCAACTGAAGAGTTAGTGGCCGAGACAAGCACTATGTTTATATGTTTAGATGAGGGCTTGCAAACTTTTAATAGCCACGCCAAATATTTAGAAGGTTGGTCAAGCCACTTTGCCGACAAGAAAAAAGCATTACTCAGCATTTGTAAATTAGCCCGTGAGAGCCAAGAGTTTATCAGCCGTAAGGTATTAAAGCACAAATTAGATCTTTCGATACAATCACCTTATCAAGTGCCTGATAAGTTGGATTTTGAGCTTAAATTAGCAGATAAACATACTGATGCATTGAATGAGTATATTGTTAAAAGTGCAAATAACCACAGTCCACTGATACCGTTAAAAAACCAAAAAATAATCGGTTACAACGAGTCTAAAGACGGGATTGAGGTTTTCACCTCCGATAAAAAAGTAGCGCTTACAGGCGTATCTAGCTCTATTGTTAAGAGAGAATTAGACAATTTAAAATTACTACAGTCGATTATCTTTGATGTCTCTGTTGATAATAACGATGAAACTACTCCTACAAAAAACAGGTTAAAACCATCACGTTTATCAATGTGA
- a CDS encoding type I restriction-modification system subunit M, which yields MAKKPTAKKKEKSFEETLWDAANKLRGSVESAEYKHVVLSLIFLKFISDTFEKQRQKLIDAGLEKHIDMVPAYTKDNVFYLPPESRWSFVQQNAKQEDVALKIDTALSTIEKTNKALQGALPDNYFSRLGLDVSKLSALIDVINNIDTLANPHEDVVGRVYEYFLSKFAIAEGKGKGEFYTPKSIVNLIAELIEPYRGKIYDPCCGSGGMFVQSMKFIDSHKGNTRDVSIYGQEYTKTTYKLAKMNLAIRGISANLGEAAKDTFSNDQHPLLKADFIMANPPFNQKDWRASDELKDDHRWNGYDVPPVSNANYGWILHMVSKLSENGVAAFILANGALSGSGEEYKIRKKMIENDLVEAIITLPRDMFYSTDISVTLWIINKNKKEHNIHLSDQDKKYRSREGEVLFMDLRRKGSEFEKKYTQLTGEDLQEVVSIYHNWQQKNWEKTYQNIPEFCQSIKLAQIKNKDYSLIPSKYIPFIDIDKDINFDHEMKKIQKQFDSLLNEENRSQKELIEAFKGLGYELKI from the coding sequence GTGGCTAAGAAACCAACAGCAAAAAAGAAAGAAAAATCATTTGAAGAAACACTCTGGGATGCAGCTAACAAACTGCGTGGTAGTGTTGAATCAGCAGAATATAAACACGTAGTTTTAAGTCTCATTTTCTTAAAATTTATCAGTGACACCTTTGAAAAACAACGTCAGAAGTTGATTGATGCAGGGCTTGAAAAGCATATTGATATGGTACCAGCCTACACCAAAGATAACGTGTTCTATTTACCGCCTGAAAGCCGTTGGAGCTTTGTTCAGCAAAACGCTAAACAAGAAGATGTTGCGCTAAAAATTGATACTGCTTTGAGCACTATCGAGAAAACCAACAAAGCACTACAAGGTGCATTACCAGATAACTACTTCTCACGTTTAGGGCTAGATGTTAGCAAACTATCTGCGCTGATCGATGTGATTAATAACATCGACACGTTAGCGAATCCGCACGAAGATGTGGTGGGGCGAGTCTACGAGTATTTCTTGTCTAAGTTTGCGATTGCAGAGGGTAAGGGGAAAGGGGAGTTCTATACACCCAAAAGCATTGTTAACCTGATTGCTGAGTTGATTGAGCCATACAGAGGTAAGATTTACGATCCTTGTTGTGGTTCAGGTGGAATGTTTGTTCAATCAATGAAGTTTATAGATAGCCATAAGGGAAATACTAGAGACGTTTCTATATATGGGCAAGAGTATACTAAGACGACATACAAATTAGCGAAAATGAATCTAGCAATTCGTGGTATCTCTGCCAACCTTGGTGAAGCAGCGAAAGATACTTTTTCCAACGATCAACACCCGTTATTAAAAGCCGATTTTATAATGGCAAACCCACCTTTTAACCAAAAAGATTGGCGTGCTTCTGATGAACTTAAAGATGATCATCGCTGGAATGGATATGATGTTCCACCAGTTAGTAATGCTAACTACGGTTGGATATTACATATGGTATCCAAGCTATCAGAGAATGGGGTCGCTGCATTTATTCTTGCTAATGGTGCTTTATCTGGAAGTGGAGAAGAATACAAAATTCGTAAAAAAATGATAGAAAATGATTTAGTTGAAGCAATAATAACTCTTCCTAGGGACATGTTTTATTCCACAGATATTAGTGTAACTTTATGGATTATTAATAAAAATAAAAAAGAACATAATATTCACTTGAGTGATCAGGATAAAAAATACCGTTCTAGGGAAGGTGAAGTTTTATTTATGGATTTGAGGCGAAAAGGTTCGGAATTTGAAAAAAAATATACTCAGTTAACAGGGGAGGATCTTCAGGAGGTTGTGAGTATTTATCATAACTGGCAACAAAAAAATTGGGAAAAAACATATCAAAACATCCCTGAGTTTTGCCAATCAATTAAATTAGCTCAAATAAAAAATAAGGATTATTCATTAATCCCCAGTAAATACATTCCATTTATTGATATTGACAAGGACATTAACTTCGATCACGAGATGAAAAAAATTCAAAAGCAGTTTGATAGCTTACTAAATGAAGAGAATAGATCTCAAAAAGAATTAATAGAAGCATTCAAGGGGTTGGGTTATGAACTCAAAATTTAG